Sequence from the Papilio machaon chromosome 21, ilPapMach1.1, whole genome shotgun sequence genome:
catatacATTTCACACAGCAAGTTTAGTCTTTACGTAAGATTTCatagtatttttgtttatattaaaagcaaGAGAACTCAACGTTACGATCTAACTTGACTTTGAaaacgtgattttttttcattataatttacgTAGATGATATTTTatgcgaaatatttttttccatataacatacagacactctaattacattaatatgtatagatacaTTAGAAAGTTAACGATTATTGAATGTCGATGACACACagattttaaaacgaaaaaaaaactgatttcATCaactatgttaataaaaagttctttcttctaaatgatttaattcaattaaataatcaatttttaatttaaaacaatttgaatggacattaaatttcattaactaGCGTCACTTTCGCTTTTTCTGTTTACGACTTGATTTGCATTTCTTACTAAACACAAAATGGttcgttttttaatttggtgctattgacatttaaagattttgttatttatatgtgGGTAGTTTTACTTATCTcactttaatgttaattatttgaataataaaacattagatAAACTATCATTTGTCTAAGGAATAAAGTGGGTAATATAATCAGTAGAAATTGTACTAACTGGATTTCTTAAGAAGCAAAAAATGGTAATTGGtcgtaaaacattaaatttgatagactcttttcataataaaaatatcaggaatttctaattttaataaaaagttaagttaATTTCTCCTTCTGATTGGATTGATTTCCTAAGAAGAAGAAGGTTcttgaatacattttaatgataaataatgcACTGTCTGTTCTCGAcagtatttccaaaccagtacgaaaTCCATAAAAAGCGAGCATACTTACACAAATGCTGGCGAAATGCCTGCAGTTCTTCTAGTGTTGTATTGCGGATATCCCTGAGAGTCGAGTCACCACGGTGTAACCGCTCGTTTGATCtattctcttaaaaaaaaattaataatggtGACAGGAAAAGTAACACGGACGTTAtgcttatataatattacaattatgagatcatttgtaaaatagcgtttaatttaaaatacattttaaggtGACAACGTAATAGTACAgcgtgtattttttttaattcctgcCATCGTGTGGTTGCAGTTAATTGTATATTCACATTAATTTCTCAGaatgattatataaaattacgtaaCGATTGATTCCTTAAGAGctttttgtaatttagttttcttttgcaTAAATTATTCGACGGTTTGGTAATAAGattgtaaatgtttgtttcaGAGCTTCGAAGTAATTTTGGAGGTTTCAAAATGCTAAGTAAATTCGGGCCCAAGGCCCAACAACGATCGAAGACgtgagtaattttttttactttattttatagttatattataatgactatatttttaagtattttacataataaaaaaaataacatctcaATAATTGGAAATATTAACATTCACCTTCTTTCTTATTACGAGTATTCTATTCTCGTAGacaaaatctttaaatgaataatttcaatCCAGGTTCTTTGtgagttaaatatttagttttatacaaGGGTAAAATgtctgaaatattgtattgacaggtttaatttttcattcgaAGCAGtagcaacatttatttttgtcaaatttcacgTGTTTGTCAATTTATCTTATAAGTGTTCTTTGTTTGACCAATTCAAATAACTTGATCAAACAAACTATTTGAAATATCTGTGTATGGATTCAAGAACCGCATCAAAAGATGTTTATCGGTTAGAAAACAGTCTTACCAAGCGTTTGTGGGTTTTGCGACGTTTCGTAACTGTTTTAAACAACGTGTATGATGCAACTGCTGCTATTACAACCTACATAGTGCTAAATTCATAGTAATCGCGGAAAAGATGTATAAATCATTACGCTATTTAgcaaaaaacaagaaataagtATAGGGCATGTAACGTTTATCATGCATTATACTCGTAGACGTAATAGAGTATTAAACTGATATTGTATtccaaaaatactgttagacaTTGTTTAGTTGAACACCCTTTAACCGCCACTGATTGATGTAATTGACGTCAACGTGGTGATATGTATAACCACAATGTATAATTAAGTACTTCATGATTTCTTTGCAAAGATCGTATTTCACAAGCCTACGCATATTTGATTAACCATGATTTGTCACAACTCCGCGCCGGGCGCTAGAGTCACGGTTtaaaagggttgacgtatgtttaagctaaaattttttttgaaacactgtctaagTTTTTAATGGTCAGgcgaataaattgtttaaataatcgAGATTTTTTACGCATAattactagttttatttagGTGCCCAATTCAATATGTCGAATACTAAAAACTAATAAGTATTcccatataattttatgaaacgAACCGCGAACTGCCTAAACACATGACTAGAATTTTTTGTGTCACAACAAATTTTGAGCCCAGGGGgtggcaatatgtttttttccagTGTTTCTGGAGTGGAAACCAACCAACTAATATTACGTTACAGATGGTGACTTGTGATAACGAGGGCTCGTCTCACGGCGGGTTCGTACTGGGCGGTCGCGAGGATGACACTCGCCGTTCCCGTGCGCCGAGCGTTTCCTCGCTTTCTCTCTATAAGCAGAAGATCGACGCCCTCTTCGATGACACCCGCTCGGTGACAAGCCTACCTCGCTATGGGGCCACTGATGTTGTTAGAAGAGATAGCAAAGTAAGCTTAACGTGTAACCGAAGCTACCAATATTAGTTAATCTCTAAAAACCAAgaaaaatgttcttttttacGTATGtgctgttttaaaataacttttatttgttcCCAGGTGAGCTTGATACATGACCATCAGGCACTGATATACGAAGACGACGATGATTACTGTCATAGGATCATGAAAAAGATCGATGGCTCCGTTCAGGACCGTGTTTCGAAGATGTTCGCTGACATGCATAACGAGCCTAGACAAATACCCGACAATATTGGCGTTCACGTATTCAGTGTACATTATCTTGGCTCAACACCTTTGCAAAGTAAAGTCACCAGTTTATCTGGTCTTCAAACACCACTTAAAGACTTATATTTCGCCTATAGAAGAAACTTTCGCCACAAAACAACGTTAACGGGCAGATTAGAAATATCTAATAGTGGTTTAAAAGTAAGATATAAAGGAGATAAAGGGGATTTGGAACAACTCAATCCGTTCCCAACGATAGCTGTGTGGTCCGCAGTAAAGTTTGTCGTACAACGCTCCGATGACGATGACAACGATTTGAGTTACGCTTTTATGCCTCTAATAACCGATCCGGATAACATCGATCGACATGCATTATTCAGAACATTAGATACACCGGACAAAAAATACATCCTCTCCCACAACGAGAACTCGCATTCGCCGCTTTTCGCTGTAGTGATGAGGAAGATCGGAGTAGCTAAACAACTGGAGTGTCATGGGTTTGTATGTCAAACGTCAGAAGACGCCATCGTTATAGCGGCGACGTTATACAAATCTCTTATGTCACACATGAACCGCCAAGGTCAttctgataaaaataaattcaaaaatcgtAACGGCGTCAGCTGCATGAGTATAACTAGCAGTGTCCCAGACCGCGACACTCCGATCCGGCCTCCGCGGAAAAAGCGAAGCACTTCGTCTTTAAGTGGAGACAGTGACAGAGCTGACGGATTCTCGGCGAGTGGATCATTCAGTGATAAGCCTAGATTAGAAAGAAAGTCATCAGCTTCATCGGAAAACGTATTGATATATCATTCGCAGCCAGTTTTAAACTATGAATCGAAACGAATAACGTTAGAAGAAGTTAAGGCCAAATTAGATACGATTAAACAGGATGCTAGTGGAAGTAATACGCCTGAACAAAAGAAACCTTTAACACAAGAATTTAATACttctaataacatttatactaAACAAAAACCACACGGTAGTACTGAATCTACAGTACGTAGTCAAGTGTCAGAGAAGATTGAATTATTTAGGGAATTGGAGAGAAGGAAAAGTATACAAAGGCCACCAACTTTACCACCTCCAATACCTTCAAAACCACAGCTGCCACCACCGGAGCCACCAACCAAAGAAACATTAAGACGAACGCAGAGCGGAAGAAAATCTTTGAGTGAGTCGGGAGACATTTTGACAAAAGTGGCCATACCGCGCTCTGGCAGTTTTTTAAATGCTGGTGGATTGACTCGCTATAAGTCTATAGGACATAGGTATGTATGTAGTTAAGCTTTGGGaagataatttagtaaattggGTAAACTTACTCAAAAGACATAGATTTTTACTATTTCTATAATAATGCtactaaataaatgaatttcatCACCTACagtaatagtaaaaatgtttcttcttaaattaaacttttcaagatatttataaacagtacattataatgtaacagattttatgctattataatttttcacttGATTGGCCTCCTTAAATACtgcaaataaaacaacgaGAACACACGATGCATGCCTAGCGAAGTGTTTCGACACGGCATGCCAGTAATCGCGCCCAGCAACCACATCCGCTACATTCTTCTCATACAATATAacagttacattttttgtattaacttaGTAATTACATTTGCACAGGGGTTGATAATAATTCCTTTACTTATGTAGCATTATAAACTCACTGCATTCTTTCTTTCGATTACAGAAACAACGGTAAGAAAGGAGGCGGCTCACCATTGGGATTTAACGAACTGTTTAACGAATTTAAAGTACAGGAAAATTTGCATTCTATGGATGAAATACTCAATGCCATAATAGATCCCGAAGGAATGTCCTTTAATGATCTGAAACCGATTTACAAAGAGTTTCTGTTAAAATTAGCAGTAACATTAACGAAAGACGAAATATTTCAACACAGCAAAGCGATAATGAAAAAGcaaaagaaaaagattttaagACGAAATAATACTTTCCAAAGCAAAAGAAGAAAGATATGTAAAGGAGCTAGTGGACTAAAAATGGTTTTTAGATTGCCTTTTAGTAAAGATAATAGGAGAAAGGAAACTAAGAAACAAATAAGTGCTGTAGAATCAGAAATAGAGACGAAGGAACCGGTGTCAGAAAGTTCAGTTTCAACGTCCAGTTACGATATTAGACAATTCCGTCCGAAAGATTCACCACCAATGATACAGCCGAAAAGACAAACAATGAGACAGAGGAAGAGATCAGATAAAGTTGTTCACGTATCGAAAAGGAATGGAAAAGTTTCGAGACCTGGAGAGAGGACATCTACATCAGAAGATTCTGATTTTTTGACACTTAGTAATCGTCTCGGTTGTCAAAACAGGAACAGTTCAAGTGGCTATGTGTCTTGTTCGGAATGTGAGTCTGAGAGTTGCGTAGATCGTTGCTATTGCTCATTGAAAGGTGAATGCAAAACTAAATGTTACTGTTCTGAAATTGAACTCGCTAAGGAACCGTCTAAATCTCGTTTAATTAGTAAAAGCTGTAAAGATTGCTCCAAGtaagttgaaatatttttttcattctaaaTCTATTGTagataattactaatatttgtgtgataaatatgttataattcaCTAAAGTAACTcgttatagaaataaataatcaaacaaTTCACACTTGAGCGCGAGCAAGTAGAAATCACaacaatatacattttttaaattattattcgtaTGAGTCTAAATAACATTTCTCTACTTTCATCCGTCTGCGTTTTACAATTCATTTACTTTGACAGAGATGCGTCTCGGTGTAGAGATTGTGctcttttaattacattaactgAAGCAATTTCTGCAATGGAATTTGCgccttgtttattttaaatttatgtttcattATATCTACTTCAGTCGTAGGTAGAAATGAAATGTGCGCTGTAATCAGAGCATGCAACGTCCGCGCATCGCGACGCCTTATGACTAACTGAACcgaattataattacttacaGTTCACTACGAATTCATAATTTCACTAGTTTTCCTATGCTCATTAAAGTGACGTGTATTTTGAtgagatttaattatttacaaaactttcTCTACTTCATATCAGTAAAAAACACATAGTAAGCTGATCTTTCATCGTGTTTATGTCCAACAAATGTGTACTCATTAGCCACTGATTTGATCAAACTGTGGGTTATTGTTATAGTTTGGTTTAcagtaatatttgtattaatttctaattaatcttttagtcttttaataaattttaattatatcctAAACGCATGATATACACGTGAAACGGTGTTTAAGAAAGATGTGAcagttttgtaatgttttttaattttaaatttacagagAAGTGTACGATGGAGATTACAGTTACTGTTCTTGTGATTCTGAGAGTTGTGAAGATAGTAACAAATGTTATTGCACCAGTCCACGTAGAAATACTATGCAAAGTTCCCAGAGCTTGGAATATCTGCGCAGCCCCACACAAAGAAGCTACTCGGATCGAATGAAGCGTGCCTTCGATGACTACGATTATAAAGTCACTAGAGCGAGGTAagataatgttataataattataactactTATTCGTTTGGCCTCTTCTGGTTCTCTCTTCTATATAAAAGTTCATAAGAGATTTGTAAGTCcacaaatttgtattattacagTATATAGTAGCTTCTCTCTATCACATTATATTCTTTTTCGTTTCCCACCTTTTTGATTATTCACACACTTGTCTCTTCGCTCTACGATGTTCTTAAAAAGCCGGAGAAAAAAAGGAGTTGTTGTAAGATTGTAAATATGAAAGTGATGAAGGTACCCTAAGTTTGAAAGTTGTGAACCTCAAGGGAACCCTCATAGAACCTCATGAGgaacaaaatttaatcattCTCTTCTCAATGCAAACTGCGTTCAAGTGtcttagaaataatataataatgtaaaaatatttgcaggTCAAGTGCTGCGTCAAGTCGTCGTCGCGAGGAGCGAGCGCGGAGAGCGCGCAGCTCTGACAGCCTGGCGCTGGACTACGAGCTGCTGCTGCAGAACAAGCCGCGCGACCTCGCCAGGCGCAACATGCAGCGTCTTACTGGTTACACATATTTTTGTGATAGATGAAACGAAATGAAATATGAGTTTAGTTATTAAGAGTAATCAATTTGATGAATGCATCCATTTGTGAAAGACACAGATTATGAGGTTTCAATCTTAAACTTACTTTAAAGATTCAGTCCGTTTTTATGAAAGACTTTAGGAGAGGGCTCTCAGCATAACTCAAACTAATGATCATGAAGCagaatatatttagttattaatatctCCTTTTTGGTTTTCAGTTCGCAGCACCGGCGCGGGCTCTCACGACGCTCTCAGTGTTAAGAAGTCAGCAGAGATGGCGGCTCTGTTCGCAGACGTTCGTCTATCTCAGAGAACTGATGTGCGGTCTCTGGCCGGGGGGCGAAGGTCCAGGCCTCCGCCCTTGCCGCCGACTCCGCCGCGCAACGCTCCGCAATTAGCTAGAATGTTTGAACACATGCCTCTGAGCAGGAATGCTAGTCTTGAAGATACTTTGGGCTATTTGCCCTAGATGTAGGTAAGACTGCTAATAATTTGATACGTTAAGATTATCTGAAAATTCTGAAAAGTATTTTAGTAACTAAAAAGTACTTTTCAGAATTTTCAGATAATCTGAatctaaatgaaaatgtattattcTGCTACTATTACACAATCGATACATTCCATATTGAAAATATCATTTAGttctacaaaaatacaaaataaataactggGTCTAAAACTGAACCTTGTGGGACGCTGCATTAATACGATGGATtacgattaaaattaaaaccaaattttataaaaatggaattatataattaaatcgaAGTTAATTGTATCCAATCAAAGTGTtgcaaacaaacataaatacatgCAAAACGTAAAATCTAGAATGTAAGTCTGTCGATTGCATATGAAATTGcgtgtataattatttttaattgtatccGTCCTCGATCCGTAAATATATCGTCTAAGCTATGGTTCAATTcacaaaagtatttaattgaGTAAATTTTCAGCGtctaattatatttgacacaataatttattgatctAGTATTGCCAATGCATTTAATAATGCCAATGGAATTCAGACTAACGATATAGGCTATTCTTGTGAAATACTGTGAATTTTATAAGGTGATCAACTCTATGTATCCTCTATCAATCTAATTTTGTCTgtgaatattgaaaatataatctgAAAAGGTTTTTTATTCACTAAAATCTTACTCCATAGCCTTATTTTGTGGTCTTATTTGTCAAGAAGAAAAGTTTAATGCTCGggttacattattccagtccagcGATAGAAATTAGCGCTGGATTGAATTTGGAAAGATGGAAATATACAGTCACACAGAGTGGGTTTGTGTGGTTTCAGTTTTAATTCAGCGTTGATTTAGATCACTGGACTGGAAAATATAAACTTGGCACATTGTAAGGAttgtaatgtatattttgCCACATCAAGATAGTTATTAcggtgagtttccactgctgaaaaaTACacgaaaacatattgttataacaGTTTTTCTGATAGAATCAAAGagtttaacaatatgtttttgttgaaatGTTTCGACATTGGTAACGATTACTGTGAAGATGAAGGGAAGGAATTCAGATTGTagttttacactttttttgtATCTCAAAACGTATACcaccttattatataaaataaggaTTTCAATTAGGTATATAGatgtactataaaatatttaatctatgtatgtagttatttatttgttaaaataacctTTATGCATAGGTGCAATATGTCGAGTCAAGTAATTCTTTAAGTGCAATCACGATTTTTACATtgactattatttatttttttaatattttgatattcgACGACGAAACGATTTTATAACGACGACTTATCGTgtgtttttgagaccaaaatctaacagagataacaacatgttttaaacgaggaTTTTTATGTCAGAAACCCACTGTTAAaagttcaaaaaaattaagaaaaagacGGATCAAACTTTGTAACAgttgtattgtaaaatataaaactatggagtcgttttaattataaaatcgttttgtcattaataaaaaacttttactaaTGTagctataatttttactattaatattgaatgtgcaataaaaatgaaaattattttcattcaacAACTAGATGCTTCCTGCGACgtgcaatattttttctttttgtacataaaattgtttaatggtgtaaaaataaaatgtttacaaatatatattttgttttctttattaattataaatttttataaagaacggtaaagtttaaaaaggGACAATCAAATTTCAGACATACTTTTTAGCAAAAAACACTAAGTACAGACAGTAAATGATCTTTCCTagatcttataaaaatatttttctaggtAATTTAAGAGTTAACGCACATTCATCCACATCGTCCACCCGACACAGTCAAGTCTCACGTCAGTTAAACCTTAATACAACTTCCACGATTGATTCCTTTATTGacttaagaattaatttatttgcaaaatataaaatctgaatcaaaaatatatcaatttattaacattccACAATTACAATGTAGCCCTAATCTCTTCACTGGTACATTATTGTCcttattgtgaaataaaacaatttatttttacatacaattattattctaaTCCACTATCTTATAAAATCTCATTATATGTTTTCAGTATtactaacaatttttataaccttatttattaataatattagtaactaaTACATAATTAGAACATCTGTTATCTtacaaatcatattttaattacttttttttactaaacaaCATTGTAACATAACcttatatttacaaagataTAATTCAATGACTCAAAGTCTTTATGAGTATTTATatgtaagtattaaataacagCTAACAGAcaggaaattataaatactgtgAATTATAGATTTGGAAAAATACTtcgattacaaaaataattataaccaaATTATTGCAAGGATATTGCATTGAAAATCAGCAAACAGTGAcgttaaataattactaattgtaatttaaacagtataaaaagttattacataATTCATACGTATTTACTCGTTAAAGATCGAAATTAAGGTCGACAACTATAATATTGCACCGTCTTATATTagcatttattatgttaatataagaggtttgttaatttttaaattggtacaaaataaaaaataattgactcCAAAAACATCAACTCAGCTTTGATTACACTTTATGGCAAAACTGAATACAGTATGAGGCGCATACTCAGTTATAACATGTGTAAACATTGTAATCTGGTACTTTCTGCACACAATAGCAACGTCTGTACCGAGCTCCGCACTCGCGACATCTGTTTGCTCGTCATCGAGAGGTACATCAGTAGATGTACTATGGCATATCAGTAGGGTCTGACGGTCCCGAGGCGGCCGCGCGGGATGGGCTCAGCGTAACTGTGCCGGAATTTGGTGGGCTGGCGCTCGGCCAGCTCGCGGAAGTCCCGGTAC
This genomic interval carries:
- the LOC106714510 gene encoding uncharacterized protein LOC106714510 — encoded protein: MVTCDNEGSSHGGFVLGGREDDTRRSRAPSVSSLSLYKQKIDALFDDTRSVTSLPRYGATDVVRRDSKVSLIHDHQALIYEDDDDYCHRIMKKIDGSVQDRVSKMFADMHNEPRQIPDNIGVHVFSVHYLGSTPLQSKVTSLSGLQTPLKDLYFAYRRNFRHKTTLTGRLEISNSGLKVRYKGDKGDLEQLNPFPTIAVWSAVKFVVQRSDDDDNDLSYAFMPLITDPDNIDRHALFRTLDTPDKKYILSHNENSHSPLFAVVMRKIGVAKQLECHGFVCQTSEDAIVIAATLYKSLMSHMNRQGHSDKNKFKNRNGVSCMSITSSVPDRDTPIRPPRKKRSTSSLSGDSDRADGFSASGSFSDKPRLERKSSASSENVLIYHSQPVLNYESKRITLEEVKAKLDTIKQDASGSNTPEQKKPLTQEFNTSNNIYTKQKPHGSTESTVRSQVSEKIELFRELERRKSIQRPPTLPPPIPSKPQLPPPEPPTKETLRRTQSGRKSLSESGDILTKVAIPRSGSFLNAGGLTRYKSIGHRNNGKKGGGSPLGFNELFNEFKVQENLHSMDEILNAIIDPEGMSFNDLKPIYKEFLLKLAVTLTKDEIFQHSKAIMKKQKKKILRRNNTFQSKRRKICKGASGLKMVFRLPFSKDNRRKETKKQISAVESEIETKEPVSESSVSTSSYDIRQFRPKDSPPMIQPKRQTMRQRKRSDKVVHVSKRNGKVSRPGERTSTSEDSDFLTLSNRLGCQNRNSSSGYVSCSECESESCVDRCYCSLKGECKTKCYCSEIELAKEPSKSRLISKSCKDCSKEVYDGDYSYCSCDSESCEDSNKCYCTSPRRNTMQSSQSLEYLRSPTQRSYSDRMKRAFDDYDYKVTRARSSAASSRRREERARRARSSDSLALDYELLLQNKPRDLARRNMQRLTVRSTGAGSHDALSVKKSAEMAALFADVRLSQRTDVRSLAGGRRSRPPPLPPTPPRNAPQLARMFEHMPLSRNASLEDTLGYLP